A region of Haloplanus sp. XH21 DNA encodes the following proteins:
- a CDS encoding cupin domain-containing protein, giving the protein MAERPAMRVNDADLDWTTVDRGETGFRRKKLAAAAGGERLGCSLYELPPGKQSWPFHYHTGNEEAIYVLSGTGQLRTADGTDPLRGGDYAVFPTGEDGGHRVINDGDDPLRYLAVSTMRDPDVTVYPDSGKIGVYAGSPPGSDADRTVSGYFRRDDDVDYWTDEP; this is encoded by the coding sequence ATGGCCGAACGCCCGGCCATGCGCGTCAACGACGCCGACCTCGACTGGACGACGGTCGACCGCGGCGAGACGGGGTTCCGCCGCAAGAAACTCGCCGCCGCGGCGGGCGGGGAGCGACTCGGCTGTTCGCTGTACGAACTTCCGCCGGGGAAGCAATCCTGGCCCTTTCACTACCACACCGGTAACGAGGAGGCCATCTACGTCCTCAGTGGGACGGGGCAACTCCGGACCGCCGACGGCACCGACCCGCTCCGCGGCGGCGACTACGCGGTCTTCCCCACCGGCGAGGACGGAGGCCACCGCGTCATCAACGACGGCGACGACCCGTTGCGGTATCTCGCGGTGTCGACGATGCGCGACCCCGACGTGACGGTGTATCCGGACTCCGGAAAAATCGGCGTCTACGCGGGGTCGCCGCCCGGAAGCGACGCCGACCGGACGGTGTCGGGCTACTTCCGCCGCGACGACGACGTGGACTACTGGACCGACGAGCCGTGA
- a CDS encoding energy-coupling factor transporter transmembrane component T family protein, which translates to MITYVAGETPVHRLDPRTKLFVQAAVAIAAFARTTPRGLLVLSGFVVGVCWLAATPILASLRTYRAFLPFLVAGPLVEAATLGAPWVVPADAVTPALASYRVLLLLLVSTVYIRTTRVRESRAAIQRLVPGRPGVVLGAGVGFVLRFLPLLRDDLSTIRGAIHARLGAERSLFERIRLIGVTGLRRVFARADGFALALQARCFAWNPTLPRLDPTWRDVPAVGVGLALLAWAVL; encoded by the coding sequence ATGATCACGTACGTCGCGGGCGAGACGCCCGTCCACCGCCTCGATCCGCGGACGAAACTGTTCGTCCAGGCGGCCGTCGCCATCGCGGCCTTCGCCCGCACCACGCCGCGCGGGCTGCTCGTCCTCTCGGGGTTCGTCGTCGGCGTCTGCTGGCTGGCGGCGACGCCCATCCTGGCGAGTCTCCGCACCTATCGGGCCTTCCTCCCCTTTCTGGTCGCCGGTCCGCTCGTCGAGGCCGCGACGCTCGGCGCGCCGTGGGTCGTCCCCGCCGACGCCGTCACGCCCGCGCTGGCGAGCTATCGGGTGCTCCTCCTGTTGCTCGTCTCGACGGTCTACATCCGCACCACCCGCGTCCGTGAGTCGCGGGCCGCTATCCAGCGTCTCGTTCCGGGCCGCCCCGGCGTCGTCCTCGGCGCCGGCGTCGGGTTCGTCCTCCGCTTTCTCCCCTTGCTCCGCGACGACCTCTCGACGATCCGGGGGGCGATACACGCCCGTCTCGGCGCCGAGCGCTCGCTGTTCGAGCGGATTCGCCTCATCGGGGTGACCGGACTCCGGCGCGTGTTCGCCCGTGCCGACGGCTTCGCGCTCGCGCTCCAGGCCCGCTGTTTCGCGTGGAACCCCACGCTCCCCCGCCTCGATCCGACGTGGCGGGACGTGCCCGCCGTCGGCGTCGGTCTCGCGTTGCTTGCGTGGGCCGTGCTCTGA
- a CDS encoding energy-coupling factor ABC transporter ATP-binding protein yields MTITVEDYTARYGKVVAVDDVSLTLDDGEFLCLAGPNGSGKTTLVRGFNGLLSPDSGEVRVNGRQVEDDLVAARTSVGMVFQEPRDGFVAATVGADVAFGPSNLGLDHAEIDRRVADALDAVRMAGREDERIDQLSGGERERVAIAGALAMDPDHLVLDEPFTGLDWRARQSVLDRLADLQAAGVSVVVVTHDLRDVAALADRTVVLSDGQIALDTADPAPADLEPLGVRPP; encoded by the coding sequence ATGACGATCACCGTCGAGGACTACACCGCCCGCTACGGCAAGGTCGTCGCGGTCGACGACGTGTCGCTCACCCTCGACGACGGCGAGTTTCTGTGTCTCGCCGGCCCCAACGGCTCCGGAAAGACCACGCTCGTCCGCGGGTTCAACGGCCTGCTGTCGCCCGACTCGGGCGAGGTGCGGGTGAACGGTCGCCAGGTCGAGGACGACCTGGTCGCCGCCCGCACCAGCGTCGGCATGGTGTTTCAGGAGCCGCGCGACGGCTTCGTCGCCGCGACGGTCGGGGCGGACGTGGCCTTCGGCCCGTCGAATCTCGGCCTCGATCACGCGGAGATCGACCGCCGCGTCGCCGACGCGCTCGACGCCGTCCGGATGGCCGGCCGCGAAGACGAGCGCATCGATCAGCTCTCGGGTGGCGAGCGCGAACGCGTCGCCATCGCGGGCGCGCTGGCGATGGACCCCGACCATCTCGTCCTCGACGAACCGTTCACGGGCCTGGACTGGCGCGCCCGGCAGTCGGTGCTCGACCGCCTCGCCGACCTGCAGGCGGCAGGCGTGAGCGTCGTCGTTGTCACCCACGACCTGCGGGACGTGGCCGCGCTGGCCGATCGGACGGTCGTGCTCTCGGACGGGCAGATTGCGCTCGATACCGCTGACCCCGCGCCGGCGGATCTGGAACCGCTCGGCGTCCGCCCGCCATGA
- a CDS encoding biotin transporter BioY produces MTTATDSVELVGDEVTGNVARAVLFAAATSATAPVDVVHPLAPNVPITLQTLWVYLAGIVLGPLWAGVAFTLYLLAGVVGLPVFAGGNAGLGVLLGPTGGFLIGFPLAAMTIGAVTHGPDGLTPLGDVPLARLVAALVAGTAVIYAAGAVGYALVQAIGLVAAVSAVVLPFLPVATLKVAATVAIVRSDAIVAR; encoded by the coding sequence ATGACGACGGCAACGGACTCGGTCGAACTCGTCGGCGACGAGGTGACGGGCAACGTCGCCCGCGCGGTGCTGTTCGCGGCGGCGACCAGCGCCACGGCACCGGTCGACGTGGTGCATCCGCTCGCGCCGAACGTGCCGATCACGCTCCAGACGCTCTGGGTGTATCTCGCGGGAATCGTCCTCGGTCCGCTCTGGGCGGGCGTCGCGTTCACCCTCTATCTGCTCGCCGGGGTGGTTGGGCTCCCCGTATTCGCCGGCGGGAACGCTGGTCTCGGCGTCCTCCTCGGTCCGACCGGCGGCTTTCTGATCGGCTTCCCGCTCGCCGCGATGACCATCGGCGCCGTCACCCACGGCCCAGACGGGTTGACGCCGCTCGGCGACGTTCCGCTGGCGCGTCTCGTCGCGGCACTCGTCGCGGGCACGGCCGTCATCTACGCCGCCGGCGCGGTCGGCTACGCGCTGGTGCAGGCCATCGGCCTCGTTGCCGCCGTCTCGGCGGTCGTCCTCCCCTTCCTGCCGGTGGCGACGCTGAAAGTCGCGGCGACCGTCGCCATCGTCCGCAGCGACGCCATCGTCGCCCGATGA
- a CDS encoding conditioned medium-induced protein 4, which produces MDEKTEELRDIFLDATGEESVTERQAETPGSLVDDEKADEEAARLHDLLDPMREQYAFDTDLSADAYARLIRGFYNDASDAALAAALGIDEDRVERARLDLHLVRESDRDHPDYDAVRAAVVDGADDATIADEHGLDTETVAALRRVVDAERTATRANDRFRDAFAELLTDADLSDHLASDSRKDGLQEATEDIETDVSF; this is translated from the coding sequence ATGGACGAAAAAACCGAGGAGCTACGCGACATCTTCCTCGACGCGACGGGCGAAGAGTCGGTCACGGAACGCCAGGCCGAAACGCCCGGCTCGCTCGTCGACGACGAGAAAGCGGACGAGGAGGCGGCCCGTCTGCACGACCTGCTCGACCCCATGCGCGAGCAGTACGCGTTCGACACCGACCTCTCCGCCGACGCGTACGCTCGTCTCATCCGTGGCTTCTATAACGACGCGTCGGACGCGGCGCTCGCGGCCGCCCTCGGCATCGACGAGGACCGCGTCGAGCGGGCACGGTTGGACCTCCATCTCGTCCGCGAGAGCGACCGCGACCACCCCGACTACGACGCCGTCCGCGCGGCCGTCGTCGACGGCGCGGACGACGCGACCATCGCCGACGAACACGGGCTCGACACCGAGACGGTCGCCGCGCTCCGACGGGTCGTCGACGCGGAACGTACGGCCACCCGCGCCAACGACCGCTTCCGCGACGCCTTCGCCGAACTGCTGACCGACGCGGATCTCTCCGACCACCTCGCCAGCGACTCCCGCAAGGACGGCCTGCAGGAAGCGACCGAGGACATCGAGACCGATGTCTCCTTCTAG